TCCGCTTCTCATCGCTGCCCCGATCGCCTTCCTCGGTGGACTTTCCAAGGCGGCGCGCCGGCACATCATCATCAAGACACCCGAGACCCTCGAGCGACTCGCCAAGACAACTACCATTTTCTTCGACAAGACCGGGACGCTCACCCTCGGCATCCCGGCGCTGCGAACGATCGTCCCCCTCGATGTCGCTGTCCCCGAGACCCAAGCCTTGGCCCTCGCTTCAGCGCTCGAAGAACACTCGCTGCACCCATTGGCCCGAGCGTTGGTCTCGGCCAATCGTGAACGACACGGTGAGGATCTCGATGCGACTGGTGTCACTGAGAATCTCGGCGAAGGCATCCGGGGTGAGGTGGGCAAAGAGCAGTACCGGATTGAAAAGAGTCTTTCGACCGAAGGGATGGCGGTGGAGCTGGTCGGGCCGGCGGGGCCGATCGCGCGCTTTGTCTTTGACGATGTCCCCAAGCCGGGTATCACTGTGACCTTTGACTATCTGAAGGCACGCGGGTTCACCTTGTCAGTCCTGACCGGGGACAAAGCAGCCAACGCTCATCGTGTCCTCGATCAGTATGGTTTACCGATCATCGCGGAGTGCGACCCCGAACGGAAAGTCGCCACCGTGAAAGCAGCTCAAGCGCGCGGAGAGGTGGTCGCCATGGTGGGCGATGGTGTGAATGATGCGCCGGCCCTCGCTCTCGCTGATGTCGGGGTCGTCTATTCGGGGACCGAGAACAGTCTCTCACTCGAAGCGGCGGATGCCGTTATCTTGAAGCGCGACATCGGACTCTTCCGTGAGCTCATCCATATCAGTCGCCGCTCATATCGGATCGCGCGAGAGAGTATGGTCATCGGTATCGGTCTATCCGTCATTGGTATGTTCGCTGGCGCGTTCGGCTATCTCCCCCCGGTCCAGGGCGCCATCCTCCAAGAGGTGATCGACGCGCTCGTCATCGTGAATGCTGTCCGCGCCGCGTACCGGTAGACACAACTGTGAGCGATGGAGCGGCACTTCTGCACCGTTTAATCTGATGAGCGACACTACGCCTCCCGCCGCACCGACGGGATTGGGGATACAATAGGAGAAAATGGTATACTGACAAAAGAAGAGAGGATCTTTCTTGAATTTTTGAGTTTGTTTTCTCGTATGTCAGAAACGCGCGCTAGAGTCATCCAATATGTTTTTATTCTTACTGCACTCCTTGTTCTGGCGAGCGTCGGTTGGTGGTACTACCACCAGTCCCAAGCCTCGACCAAGCTGCAAAACTCGCAGGCAGGGAGTTTGACCAATGGCCTCCAGGGCTATTGGCCGCTCGATGGTGACACAGTCGTCTGGACAGATACAACGACCGAGCTCAAGGACAAGTCTGGCAATAATCGGCACATGAATTCTTCTGGACTCGGTATCGACGAGTCAGTACCGGGCCGGATCGGGCAAGGGCTACTCTTCACGCCTGGCGGTGGTGCCTATGGCGTTACCACGAATTCTTTCAATGCCTATACGACGGGGACGATATCGATGTGGTTCAAATACAGTGGTACGCCGGGGCAGGTGGGTACCTCTGGGACGCTTTGGGACCACGAGGACTGCGGCAACAACAAAGGCCAATTCCAGATCGCCATGGACACAGATAACAGTGAGCTGTATTTGTGGATGACACAGTCCGGTGCCGGGTGTACCGCGGCCATTGGTGCATCCGTCAATCTGCCCAATCCGACGGCCTGGCATCACTTTGTCTTTACGGATGATACGGGTGGGCACAAGCTCTATATCGACGGTATCTTGCAAACTCTGACGTATGCGAGTGGCAATGCATCTATAGACTTTTTCCTCGACAATGTTGTCGGTTCGAGCAATACGCCTCAGATCGGTGAAGTAAATAATGAGAACTTCAGTGGCACACTCGACGAGGTTCGTATCTACAATCGGGCGCTGTCGGCGGACGAAGCCTGGTCGCTGTACCGCCTCGGCCAAGTGACCATCAACACCCGGCCCGGTGATGATGTGTTGGAAGAGGGTCTGGCCGGGTACTGGAAGGTGGATGAAGGAACAGGGACAAGCACGACCGCCGATGCAACGGGCAATGGGAACAGCGCGACTATGACAAACATGGAGTCGGGCGACTGGGTGGCGGGACAAGTTGGTCCGTATGCGCTTGATTTTGATGGCACGAACGAGTACCTGAGTGTGACAGATCCGGCGAGTGGAGTCCTCGACTTCGCTGATAGTACGAACTTTGCGCTCACGGGCTGGTTCAATCGGGACACCTTTGCAGCTGATCACACCGTGATCGCGAAGAAAAACGATCAGACGACCAATCAGGGATATGTCGTTTGGGTAGACAACAATGGCAGCACCGATACGCTTATCTTCGAAGCATCCGATGGAACTGATACCTATCAGGTGCCCTCCAAGACACAGTTCAATGCGACTGGCTGGCATCACTTCGCGGTCAACTGGAATGATACGGCAGGCGTCAGTCTCTACATCGATGGGCACCTCGACACAGGTACGCCGACGGGTACGTTTGCCAATGTGAACGTGCTCTCCAACGCCCTCGCCTTCCGAGTGGGCGCCGAATCGGATGCCGGCGTTCCCTTTGATGGGAAGCTGGATGAGATCAGAGTCTACCGGCGGGCGCTTTCGGCGGGTGAAGTATCGCTCCTGTATCTCGAGACGCACCCCGATGATCCGAATACGAACTTGGTCGGGTACTGGACGTTCGATGGGATGGATGTGAGCGGTACGACCGCCATCGACCGCGGGCGCGGCGGGAATACCGGGACGCTCACGGGTGGTCCGACCGTCACCCCGGGTCGCATCGGCCAGGCGCTCAAGTTCGATGGGGTGGATGACTATGTGAATGCCGGAGTGTCAGCCGTCCTCGATGACATCGCCACGCTCTCCACCTGCGCCTGGATCAATCCGCGGAGCGCTGGTGAGATCTATAGCGGTTCTGACCGCTTCGGTGGCATCGTGACCGAGGGCATCCCTGGAGGATGGTTTTTCATGACGACCAATGTTTACGGATCAGTCAGGTTACTCTTCTATGTCTACTTTTCCGGAACGGACGGGGCATGGTATCCAACTTCCGACACGATCCCACTGAACACATGGACGCATGTCTGCTTCACCTACAACAATACGTCCGCGAGCAACGACCCCGTGCTCTATATCAACGGAGCGTCGGTGTCTTTGACGGAGGACAGTACGCCGACCGGCACGGTGGATTCCAATGCTGGGAGCGAGCTCCATATCGGCACCAATGACGTGACGGATCAGGTCTTCGACGGACTGATCGATGATGTTCGCGTCTATGATACGGCCCTGACACAGACGCAGGTCACCGAGCTGTATCGCTCGACCGGGGGCAAGGCGATCACCGCGTCCTCGGGCAATGATACGCTGCGGAGCGGTCTGGTGGGTCTGTGGAGTATGGACGGGCAGGATGTAAATTGGGCTGACACGACGACCGAGGTGAAGGATGATACAGCCGGTGCCAATCACGGCGACGCGACCAATATGTCGGCCGCCTCCGTCGCTCCCGGCCGTGTCGGTCAGGCCATCGACCTCGACGGCACCGACGACTACATTAGCGTCACCGACACCGCCACCCTCGACTTCACCGACACCGCCGACCTCACCCTCTCGGGCTGGTTCAACCGCGACACTGCCACGACTGACGATACTCTCATCGCCAAAAGCAACGGCATCACCGCTGGTGACACCGGCTATCTCGTCTACCTCGACGATGCCACCGATCAGCTCATCTTTGAAGTTTCAGATGGGACCGATGAATACTCCCTGACATCGACCACCACCTTTACCACGACTGGCTGGCATCACTACACCATCACCTGGGACCAGGACTCCGCTGCCAACTCTGAAATCTATATCGATGGGACTGCCAACAGTGCCACCGATACCGGGACCATCGGGAATATCGGTGACCTCTCCAATGCCCTCGCTTTCCGCGTGGGTGCGGAGAGTGATAATGGTAACCCCTCCGATGGGAAGATTGATGACGTCCGAGTGTATAGCCGGGTGCTCTCCGCCAGCGAAGTGACCCAGCTGTACAACATGGGGCGGTAGGAAAACCTCAATACTATTTTTCAGTGACACCACCCCTCCCGCCGCTCCGACGGGCTTGGGGGTAGAATAGGGAGGGGATGTCATCGCGAGCTCAACTTATTCCAGCGGACGAAGAATCGAGAAAGTTGATTCTAACCGGTAAAATGCCTGTAGTTTGCTTTATGTAAATTTTGTGTATAATGAATACGTAAATAGAGTATAATGTATGTATCAGAAAT
This is a stretch of genomic DNA from Candidatus Moraniibacteriota bacterium. It encodes these proteins:
- a CDS encoding LamG domain-containing protein, which codes for MSETRARVIQYVFILTALLVLASVGWWYYHQSQASTKLQNSQAGSLTNGLQGYWPLDGDTVVWTDTTTELKDKSGNNRHMNSSGLGIDESVPGRIGQGLLFTPGGGAYGVTTNSFNAYTTGTISMWFKYSGTPGQVGTSGTLWDHEDCGNNKGQFQIAMDTDNSELYLWMTQSGAGCTAAIGASVNLPNPTAWHHFVFTDDTGGHKLYIDGILQTLTYASGNASIDFFLDNVVGSSNTPQIGEVNNENFSGTLDEVRIYNRALSADEAWSLYRLGQVTINTRPGDDVLEEGLAGYWKVDEGTGTSTTADATGNGNSATMTNMESGDWVAGQVGPYALDFDGTNEYLSVTDPASGVLDFADSTNFALTGWFNRDTFAADHTVIAKKNDQTTNQGYVVWVDNNGSTDTLIFEASDGTDTYQVPSKTQFNATGWHHFAVNWNDTAGVSLYIDGHLDTGTPTGTFANVNVLSNALAFRVGAESDAGVPFDGKLDEIRVYRRALSAGEVSLLYLETHPDDPNTNLVGYWTFDGMDVSGTTAIDRGRGGNTGTLTGGPTVTPGRIGQALKFDGVDDYVNAGVSAVLDDIATLSTCAWINPRSAGEIYSGSDRFGGIVTEGIPGGWFFMTTNVYGSVRLLFYVYFSGTDGAWYPTSDTIPLNTWTHVCFTYNNTSASNDPVLYINGASVSLTEDSTPTGTVDSNAGSELHIGTNDVTDQVFDGLIDDVRVYDTALTQTQVTELYRSTGGKAITASSGNDTLRSGLVGLWSMDGQDVNWADTTTEVKDDTAGANHGDATNMSAASVAPGRVGQAIDLDGTDDYISVTDTATLDFTDTADLTLSGWFNRDTATTDDTLIAKSNGITAGDTGYLVYLDDATDQLIFEVSDGTDEYSLTSTTTFTTTGWHHYTITWDQDSAANSEIYIDGTANSATDTGTIGNIGDLSNALAFRVGAESDNGNPSDGKIDDVRVYSRVLSASEVTQLYNMGR
- the cadA gene encoding cadmium-translocating P-type ATPase, coding for MHRFIQENPASLALLALLVLGLSWQQPWPYILAIVAGLIILGTQSFERIRIGKWDLDYIALLTLVTALFLGEWLAGAIIALMISLSRALEQYGTRRAEASLEELFRLLPKSALVEREGTFVEVPLQAIHIGETLSVRHQEMVPLDGTLVSAGGLFSEANLTGEMEPVEYRAGKRLRSGSVNMGEAVTLTVTGDFDHSTYQSMLGIVMAGKREPSHLVRLAGQLNWPFTAVTLILSIGTYLVTGDMERFLAVLVVATPCPLLIAAPIAFLGGLSKAARRHIIIKTPETLERLAKTTTIFFDKTGTLTLGIPALRTIVPLDVAVPETQALALASALEEHSLHPLARALVSANRERHGEDLDATGVTENLGEGIRGEVGKEQYRIEKSLSTEGMAVELVGPAGPIARFVFDDVPKPGITVTFDYLKARGFTLSVLTGDKAANAHRVLDQYGLPIIAECDPERKVATVKAAQARGEVVAMVGDGVNDAPALALADVGVVYSGTENSLSLEAADAVILKRDIGLFRELIHISRRSYRIARESMVIGIGLSVIGMFAGAFGYLPPVQGAILQEVIDALVIVNAVRAAYR